A single Pseudochaenichthys georgianus chromosome 10, fPseGeo1.2, whole genome shotgun sequence DNA region contains:
- the LOC117453986 gene encoding E3 SUMO-protein ligase ZBED1-like yields MTDVVTRWNSAHDMLERFLEQQPAICAALLSREGRKTEKDLCTLTESDVTTAEEVVSVMKPMKEATQYMSKQKTPTLSVIAPLQDTLINGLKPIEGESAVIKEMKAAMSGDLQKRYIDLRATLHACSAMDPRFKSLPFLTENQRQEVYDGLIAEAQNQPMPSELSLWSVVEEGTGKCNGSADDEGMASEEETVDDGVRFKEVEGSQGQHPPPRNPKPSCPLAALLGGERYGGGAQPETNTQENQAKEQMARYKEADLLEVKEDPLVWWKEHQYEYPLLSHLAKRYLCIPGTSVSSERVFSTAGDIVTAQRSALLPDHVDQIIFLNKHLKRM; encoded by the exons ATGACGGACGTGGTTACAAG GTGGAACAGTGCACACGACATGCTGGAAAGATTCCTTGAGCAACAACCGGCCATCTGTGCAGCCCTGCTCTCGAGGGAGGGGAGGAAGACCGAGAAGGATCTGTGCACACTGACTGAGTCAGACGTGACAACAGCTGAAGAAGTAGTCAGCGTGATGAAGCCCATGAAGGAGGCTACACAGTACATGTCCAAGCAGAAGACCCCCACACTGTCAGTTATCGCACCCCTCCAGGACACACTGATCAATGGACTGAAACCGATCGAAGGTGAATCTGCAGTCATAAAAGAGATGAAGGCTGCCATGTCTGGGGATCTTCAGAAGAGGTACATCGACCTCAGGGCAACTCTCCATGCATGTTCAGCAATGGATCCAAGATTCAAAAGTCTTCCCTTCCTGACTGAGAACCAAAGACAGGAAGTTTATGATGGACTGATTGCAGAGGCTCAGAATCAACCAATGCCATCAGAG TTGTCCCTTTGGAGTGTGGTGGAAGAGGGCACAGGAAAATGTAATGGTAGCGCTGATGATGAGGGGATGGCATCCGAGGAAGAGACTGTAGATGATGGTGTGCGATTCAAGGAAGTAGAGGGCAGTCAAG gtCAGCATCCTCCACCCAGGAATCCAAAGCCGTCTTGTCCACTGGCTGCCCTTCTTGGTGGTGAACGATACGGTGGTGGAGCACAACCCGAGACAAATACCCAAGAGAACCAGGCCAAGGAGCAGATGGCCCGCTACAAGGAGGCAGATCTCTTGGAAGTGAAAGAAGATCCACTGGTCTGGTGGAAGGAGCACCAGTATGAGTATCCACTCTTGTCACACCTTGCTAAAAGGTACCTGTGCATCCCTGGCACTAGTGTCTCCTcggagagggtcttctctaccgcCGGAGATATCGTCACTGCTCAGAGAAGTGCACTTCTCCCAGACCACGTTGATCAGATTATATTCCTGAACAAACATCTGAAGAGAATGTAG